The Chitinophagales bacterium genome has a window encoding:
- a CDS encoding T9SS type A sorting domain-containing protein, whose protein sequence is MTTCRNYLITSMLLMCLHASSKEGNNIANSASTQFIANKGQVTDQYHGARPDIDAKIEAGGVTMFIGDGQLHYQWVAGQGQKSEGKTQKFGASEDTPLTPLKRGSVDPTSDIQDQPSNIEIYRMDVTLVGANKNAEVVFEEPTGYYENYYTAHTGENGVMAKGYKRVIYKDIYPGIDLIYYVDENSKGKSENQKLSGTSEHPALTLPERGNLKYDFIVYPGGNVADIRLRYDGATEMKMVDGALMATTPFGSITEQAPYCYVQEGGVAVTSAYKLRGNELSFDIGKYVGTLVIDPYLRWGTYFGGSLGDDADDITTSLDGYIYMAGRTQSTNNIATSGAYRTSLSGSAYTDAFVAKFDDSCHRLWATYYGGANQEEAHGIATDRLGNIYFCGITCSDTGIATTGAHQDIHGSYPLPPMQNVTDDGFLVKLNSAGQRQWSTYYGGQGIDHALGIACDRNNQVYICGNTTSATNISTLGSFMYFPIYGSTVPLYGTHGFLAKFNGAGQRLWGTYFADSNGQALYKVSCDTANNVFVGGNTFISSTTTNTLATSGVYQQGPVNSSNLSDGILAKFSPSGSLLWCSYYGGSNNDRIYNIACDDSGQVYATGYTYSTTNIASPNAYDTSRNGSCAFLVKFNGANGHRIWGTYYGGATTNATGIAISPGNRIYIGGSTSSDTVVATNNAYKTSRSGASDAFIAEFTAGGQLRYATYYGGVGNDGGVDGYSVISGGGGEVGLTCSREGVVYLASGTSSTSNISIGNVYQSTIGGNLDAYLVAFYTDTTVFVKQPFTDTVWCPGDTVHIVYGVNLPFVSGNSFTVQLSNASGSFASPVTIGSKTAVDKDTITCVIPLATTAGTGYRIRIVGSNPARTSEDNDWDIRIKANPASFSNSSNSPVCTTDTLRLNGSSTSTGITWAWTGPNSFTSSAEDTVIANTAMSHAGNYILTATLNSTGCSLKDTTTVTVNPTPAKPTAGSNSPVCETKTINLSTSTTTNGVSYAWTGPGYSSATQNPTVTNNAASTHAGDYISTVTINGCSNRDTVTVTVLPKPAKPTAAAPNSPLCAHQDLQLTATTINGANYTWYGPAGYYEYTQNPTRNYMQLNYAGAYYVFANLNGCISDTDSVVVVVNTDPNVSIYPTPGTTICDGQKAIFTAIPTNGGSVGYDWRVNGASKGVTTASYTTTGLKNGDEVTCLMVSIGTCATTFTDTSNAIKMVVQDLKTPSVTISADAGPSLFPNEPINFTADPKDAGSNPKYQWKRNGQSVGGATGKTWGANANFLTNGDNICVLITSDYACPNPDTALSNCIKLEIRLGVEDIVRDNNIRIYPNPTSGTITVTSSAIIEQITLTDLLGKQVLSQTGGGKKVQADMSGLAAGVYIIKVNGSVAGRVIKK, encoded by the coding sequence ATGACCACCTGTAGAAATTACCTCATTACTTCCATGTTGTTGATGTGTTTGCATGCCTCTTCCAAAGAGGGGAATAACATCGCAAACTCAGCTTCCACTCAATTTATTGCCAACAAAGGGCAGGTGACAGACCAGTATCATGGAGCAAGACCTGATATAGACGCTAAGATAGAGGCGGGTGGCGTGACGATGTTTATAGGGGACGGGCAACTGCATTATCAGTGGGTTGCGGGGCAAGGTCAAAAGTCAGAAGGCAAAACCCAAAAGTTTGGCGCGAGTGAAGACACACCCCTAACCCCTCTCAAGAGGGGAAGTGTTGATCCAACATCCGATATCCAGGATCAACCATCTAATATCGAGATATACAGGATGGATGTGACGCTGGTGGGGGCGAATAAGAATGCAGAGGTAGTGTTTGAGGAGCCGACGGGTTATTATGAGAATTATTACACGGCGCATACGGGTGAAAATGGTGTGATGGCGAAGGGATATAAAAGAGTTATTTATAAGGATATTTACCCGGGGATAGACCTCATCTACTACGTTGATGAGAATTCAAAAGGGAAAAGTGAAAATCAAAAACTATCCGGCACGAGTGAGCACCCAGCCCTAACCCTTCCCGAGAGGGGAAATTTGAAATACGACTTTATTGTGTACCCGGGTGGTAATGTTGCGGATATACGGTTGCGCTACGATGGGGCTACGGAAATGAAGATGGTGGATGGCGCACTTATGGCGACGACGCCATTTGGCAGTATCACGGAGCAGGCACCTTATTGTTATGTGCAGGAAGGTGGCGTGGCAGTTACTTCCGCTTACAAGCTGAGGGGTAATGAACTGAGCTTTGACATTGGCAAATACGTGGGTACATTAGTGATAGACCCTTACCTGAGGTGGGGCACATATTTTGGTGGCAGCCTTGGTGACGATGCGGATGATATAACCACTAGCCTAGATGGGTATATATACATGGCTGGTCGTACTCAAAGTACTAATAATATCGCTACAAGTGGTGCCTACCGTACAAGCCTCTCGGGCAGCGCCTATACTGATGCTTTTGTGGCTAAATTTGATGATAGCTGCCACCGATTATGGGCTACCTACTATGGTGGGGCAAACCAGGAAGAAGCGCACGGCATTGCTACAGACAGGTTGGGCAATATATACTTTTGCGGTATTACCTGTAGTGATACCGGTATTGCCACTACGGGTGCGCACCAGGATATACATGGCAGCTACCCGCTACCGCCCATGCAGAATGTAACAGACGATGGGTTCCTGGTGAAACTGAACAGTGCCGGACAGCGCCAGTGGAGTACTTATTATGGTGGGCAGGGCATTGACCATGCCCTGGGTATAGCCTGTGACAGGAATAACCAGGTGTATATATGCGGCAATACTACCAGCGCTACTAATATATCTACACTGGGTAGTTTTATGTATTTTCCTATTTATGGCAGTACGGTCCCTTTGTACGGTACACATGGCTTCCTGGCCAAATTCAACGGGGCGGGGCAGCGGCTCTGGGGCACTTATTTTGCCGATAGTAATGGACAGGCACTTTATAAGGTGAGTTGTGATACTGCTAATAATGTGTTTGTGGGCGGGAATACCTTTATAAGTTCAACTACCACCAATACTCTTGCTACCAGCGGGGTGTACCAGCAGGGGCCTGTAAACAGCTCAAACTTAAGTGATGGTATCTTAGCCAAGTTCAGCCCTTCCGGTTCATTATTATGGTGCAGTTATTATGGAGGCAGCAATAATGATAGGATATACAATATTGCTTGTGATGACAGCGGGCAGGTATATGCAACAGGGTACACCTACAGTACGACCAATATTGCCAGCCCCAATGCCTATGACACCAGCAGAAATGGCTCCTGCGCATTCTTAGTGAAGTTTAATGGTGCTAATGGTCACAGGATATGGGGTACTTATTATGGAGGTGCTACTACTAATGCAACGGGGATTGCTATCAGTCCGGGTAACAGGATATATATAGGAGGGTCTACATCCAGTGATACTGTTGTTGCTACTAATAATGCTTATAAAACCAGCAGGTCCGGTGCCTCTGATGCATTTATTGCAGAGTTCACTGCGGGGGGACAACTACGGTATGCCACCTATTACGGAGGTGTGGGAAATGATGGTGGGGTTGATGGCTATTCAGTTATTTCTGGAGGTGGAGGAGAAGTTGGCCTTACTTGTAGCCGTGAGGGCGTAGTATATTTAGCTTCAGGTACTTCCAGTACAAGTAACATATCTATAGGCAATGTTTACCAAAGTACAATCGGAGGAAATTTAGATGCTTACTTAGTAGCGTTTTATACCGATACTACGGTATTTGTGAAACAGCCTTTTACCGATACGGTTTGGTGCCCGGGCGATACGGTGCATATCGTGTATGGTGTTAACCTGCCCTTTGTATCGGGCAACAGCTTTACGGTGCAACTGAGCAATGCCAGCGGCAGCTTTGCCAGCCCTGTAACCATAGGCAGCAAAACAGCGGTAGATAAAGATACCATCACCTGCGTAATACCATTGGCTACCACGGCAGGTACGGGCTACCGCATTCGCATAGTGGGCAGCAATCCCGCACGCACCTCAGAAGATAACGACTGGGATATACGTATCAAAGCTAATCCGGCATCTTTCAGCAACAGCAGCAACAGCCCTGTGTGTACAACAGATACATTAAGGCTGAATGGTAGCAGCACCAGCACAGGCATTACCTGGGCATGGACAGGGCCGAACAGCTTTACCTCCTCAGCAGAAGATACGGTGATAGCTAATACCGCCATGAGCCATGCTGGTAACTATATACTCACGGCAACGCTGAACAGCACCGGCTGCAGCCTGAAGGATACTACCACGGTAACAGTGAACCCAACACCCGCCAAGCCTACAGCTGGCAGCAACAGTCCTGTGTGCGAAACAAAGACCATTAACTTGTCAACCAGCACCACCACCAATGGCGTGAGCTATGCATGGACGGGACCGGGCTATAGTTCGGCTACACAAAACCCTACGGTGACTAATAATGCAGCGAGTACACATGCGGGAGACTATATCAGCACGGTAACCATTAATGGTTGCAGCAACCGAGATACGGTAACGGTAACCGTACTACCCAAACCAGCGAAGCCAACAGCGGCTGCGCCCAACAGTCCGCTATGCGCCCACCAGGACCTGCAACTAACTGCTACTACCATCAACGGCGCTAACTACACATGGTACGGCCCGGCAGGGTATTATGAATATACCCAAAACCCAACCCGCAACTATATGCAACTGAACTATGCCGGAGCCTACTATGTATTCGCCAACCTGAATGGTTGTATATCAGATACCGACAGCGTGGTAGTGGTAGTCAATACCGACCCGAATGTGAGCATTTACCCCACACCGGGCACTACGATATGTGACGGGCAAAAAGCTATATTCACCGCCATACCTACCAACGGTGGCAGCGTGGGCTACGACTGGCGGGTGAACGGAGCCAGCAAGGGAGTGACAACAGCCAGCTATACCACCACAGGCTTAAAGAACGGTGATGAGGTGACCTGCCTGATGGTGAGCATAGGCACCTGTGCTACTACTTTTACCGATACCAGCAATGCCATAAAAATGGTGGTACAGGATCTGAAAACCCCAAGCGTGACCATCAGTGCCGATGCAGGTCCTTCTTTATTCCCTAATGAGCCGATCAACTTTACGGCAGACCCGAAAGATGCGGGAAGCAATCCGAAGTACCAGTGGAAACGCAACGGGCAAAGTGTAGGCGGCGCCACAGGCAAAACATGGGGCGCCAATGCTAACTTCCTCACCAATGGTGATAATATCTGCGTACTGATTACCAGCGACTATGCCTGCCCGAACCCTGATACGGCACTGAGCAACTGCATCAAGCTGGAGATAAGGCTGGGTGTTGAGGATATTGTCCGTGACAATAATATCCGTATTTATCCAAATCCTACCAGTGGTACTATTACGGTTACATCCTCTGCCATCATAGAGCAAATCACCCTAACCGACCTGTTAGGAAAACAGGTGCTGAGCCAAACCGGCGGCGGCAAAAAAGTACAGGCTGATATGAGCGGCCTTGCCGCGGGTGTATATATCATCAAAGTAAATGGTAGTGTAGCGGGGAGGGTTATTAAGAAGTAA
- a CDS encoding T9SS type A sorting domain-containing protein: MKKLLLLLSGFIFTCTSYASHFSGGEIRYEFNGTNYDVYLSLYKICEGGASLTNAATINVSSVSQTYNANVNLTFLGFDTVNVSCPLSASRCINPTSAIPGYITARFKGTMSLPTAATDWVVSYTSAARISSLVNLNSGASAQMYLYTNIDNSTAINSNPLMASSPSYFMLVNTPTIIPLQAIDPEGDALVYDLVAPLTASGSNATYAAGYSATAPLGSTGTATINTTNNTLTLNSPATGTFAIGLRVREYRNSVLVGEYIREFTLAVMPGTGSGITIPAPTSTTSFTYYTCPGQTTNSIVLNFVDPTSTDSVYLDVTTPTLSGWTFSTSVTPGIPSASATINWTTPGTLNPATLPHFFIKVRARDNGCPKAVADYAVVVRTRQCTADSVWPGDANGDFTVNIYDPLAIAIAAGQTGPTRPGASTSWTAQACPNWANSFVTNNTNMKHADCNGDGTVNSSDLAAVTANYSLSHPKGGRSKTTGANDLYFDMTGVNMAPGAYVSIPIKLGSSTQTISNVYAIATQVQLNGLSLSTAPAITNNNSWLDNGSNAINFSYGASATAVDWVLGRTNQQNVSGQGTIGTLNFMVPATAKIGDNFTLSFTNTVLIDKDGAERYDINQVDATGAVQQSNGIAGVAARISAVSIVPNPSGNTAYLNMSLKADADVNVTVLDVTGKVVWSVNDNYTKGEQSIALPAGNLAGGMYMVRLSTGEGNASVMKWIKQ, from the coding sequence ATGAAAAAGCTGTTACTACTCTTATCCGGATTCATATTTACCTGCACCTCATATGCCTCTCACTTTTCAGGCGGAGAGATCCGGTACGAATTCAACGGAACGAACTATGATGTGTACTTGTCTTTATACAAAATATGCGAAGGTGGTGCGTCGCTCACCAACGCGGCTACAATAAATGTATCGTCCGTATCTCAAACATACAATGCAAATGTCAACCTTACTTTCCTGGGTTTTGATACGGTTAATGTGAGTTGCCCGCTCAGCGCAAGTCGTTGTATTAATCCTACTTCAGCCATACCCGGTTATATTACGGCACGTTTTAAAGGCACCATGTCTTTGCCCACGGCTGCTACCGACTGGGTGGTGTCGTATACCAGTGCTGCCAGGATCAGCAGCCTTGTGAACCTGAATTCAGGCGCAAGTGCACAGATGTACCTGTATACAAATATTGACAACAGTACAGCTATCAACTCAAACCCATTGATGGCCAGCTCACCTTCTTACTTTATGTTGGTCAATACACCAACAATCATTCCTCTGCAGGCCATAGACCCCGAGGGAGATGCGCTGGTGTATGACCTTGTGGCTCCTTTGACAGCCTCGGGATCTAATGCTACATATGCGGCAGGGTACTCTGCAACTGCCCCATTAGGAAGCACAGGTACAGCCACTATCAATACCACTAATAATACACTCACGCTTAACTCACCTGCAACGGGTACATTTGCTATTGGCCTGCGTGTGCGGGAATACCGCAACAGTGTACTGGTTGGGGAGTATATCAGGGAGTTCACATTGGCGGTGATGCCGGGCACAGGTTCAGGTATAACTATTCCAGCTCCTACCTCTACTACCAGCTTCACTTATTACACATGTCCGGGCCAGACAACCAACAGCATTGTTCTGAACTTTGTGGATCCGACCAGTACAGATTCTGTATACTTAGATGTAACAACACCGACATTAAGCGGCTGGACATTCAGCACCAGTGTTACACCGGGTATTCCGTCCGCTTCCGCTACCATCAACTGGACTACACCGGGTACACTCAACCCGGCAACACTACCTCACTTCTTCATTAAAGTAAGGGCCAGGGACAATGGCTGTCCTAAAGCTGTTGCAGACTACGCTGTTGTGGTGCGTACCCGCCAGTGCACAGCAGACTCGGTATGGCCGGGTGATGCCAATGGTGATTTTACAGTGAATATATATGACCCGCTGGCCATTGCCATAGCAGCCGGCCAGACAGGGCCAACCAGGCCGGGAGCCAGCACCAGTTGGACAGCACAGGCTTGTCCTAACTGGGCCAACTCGTTTGTGACCAACAATACTAACATGAAACATGCCGACTGTAATGGTGATGGTACTGTAAATAGCTCAGACCTTGCAGCAGTAACGGCCAACTACTCACTTTCTCATCCCAAGGGAGGAAGGAGCAAAACTACAGGTGCCAATGACCTGTATTTTGATATGACTGGTGTCAATATGGCTCCGGGTGCTTATGTGTCCATACCCATAAAACTGGGGTCGTCCACTCAAACCATCAGTAATGTATATGCCATTGCCACACAGGTGCAGTTGAATGGTTTATCGCTTTCTACTGCTCCTGCCATAACCAATAATAACAGCTGGCTGGATAATGGCAGCAATGCTATCAACTTCAGCTATGGCGCAAGTGCCACAGCCGTTGACTGGGTATTGGGCCGCACCAACCAGCAAAATGTTTCGGGCCAGGGAACGATAGGTACACTCAACTTTATGGTGCCTGCAACGGCGAAAATAGGAGATAACTTTACATTGAGTTTTACCAATACTGTGCTTATAGACAAGGATGGTGCTGAGCGTTATGACATTAACCAGGTAGATGCCACAGGTGCTGTACAGCAGTCGAACGGCATAGCAGGTGTAGCTGCCCGCATCAGTGCTGTGTCAATAGTACCCAATCCTTCCGGTAATACGGCATACCTTAATATGTCACTGAAAGCTGATGCTGATGTGAATGTAACGGTATTGGATGTTACCGGCAAAGTGGTTTGGTCTGTTAATGATAACTATACTAAAGGGGAACAAAGTATAGCACTACCTGCCGGTAACCTGGCCGGTGGTATGTATATGGTTCGCCTGTCAACAGGTGAAGGCAATGCGTCTGTAATGAAATGGATAAAACAATGA
- a CDS encoding T9SS type A sorting domain-containing protein, giving the protein MKKLIQLLICFLCTFSTYASHFSGGEIRYEFNGTNYDVYLTVYKVCESTAGAPLPNSVTINVQSVNNATSFTQALTFIGFDTIDINCPSSTNFCHNPTTGTLPGYIQAKFKSTITLPSQASDWHISWQNCCRISGILNGASGQSFYIDTWLDNTAAINSNARMTTAPSYYISANDTAVIPLQTIDPDGDSIAYKIIEPLSAVGTSITYAPLPYSLTNPLGPGGICKIDAATHTLMLKSPTQGMFDVAFVVEEYRHGVKVGSYIRDITFAVVPSTPKLSYPKQSTTNPTFVYTCPGQSSNSIVLNFTDPTSTDSVYLDVVTPALTGWTFNKVISNGSPSASATITWSTPSVLNPATLPYFYVTVKARDNACPSSKAEYSVLVRTRQCNADTVWPGDANGDFTVNIYDPLAIAIAAGQTGPTRTGATISWTPQYCANWATTLVTNNTNMKHADCNGDGTVNNSDLTAVTANYSLSHPKGGRSKTTGINDLYFDMTGINMTPGAHVSIPIKLGSSTQSINNIYAIATQVQLDGLPLTAAPTITNNNSWLDNSSSAVNFNYGVNNTTVDWVLGRTNQQNVSGQGTIGTLNFTVPTSLTIGAHYQLSFVNTVLIDKDGVERYDINQVEATGTLQQSNGVAGVVAKINAVSIVPNPSGNTAHVNMSLKADADVNVTVSDVTGKVVWSVDGNYAKGEHSIALPAGNLAGGMYVVRLSTGEGNTSVMKWIKQ; this is encoded by the coding sequence ATGAAAAAGTTGATACAGTTACTGATTTGTTTTTTGTGTACGTTCAGTACATATGCCTCTCACTTCTCAGGCGGAGAGATCAGGTATGAATTCAATGGGACTAATTATGATGTGTACCTGACTGTGTACAAAGTTTGTGAAAGCACTGCAGGGGCACCTTTGCCTAATTCTGTTACTATTAATGTTCAATCTGTTAATAACGCAACCAGTTTTACGCAGGCCCTTACTTTCATTGGGTTTGATACGATCGATATTAATTGTCCCAGCAGCACAAATTTTTGTCATAATCCAACTACCGGCACTTTGCCCGGGTATATACAGGCGAAATTCAAAAGTACGATAACCTTACCCTCACAGGCCAGTGACTGGCATATCAGCTGGCAAAATTGTTGCCGCATTTCAGGTATATTAAACGGCGCTTCAGGTCAGAGCTTTTACATTGATACATGGTTGGACAATACAGCTGCTATCAACTCAAATGCGAGGATGACCACTGCTCCTTCGTACTATATATCGGCAAATGATACGGCTGTGATCCCGCTGCAAACAATAGACCCGGATGGCGATAGTATAGCTTACAAGATAATTGAGCCATTATCAGCAGTAGGAACGTCAATAACTTATGCCCCGTTGCCGTATTCACTTACCAATCCGTTGGGGCCTGGCGGCATATGCAAAATTGATGCTGCAACTCATACGTTAATGTTGAAGTCACCTACCCAGGGGATGTTTGATGTAGCCTTTGTAGTAGAAGAATACAGGCATGGTGTTAAGGTGGGTAGTTATATCAGGGACATAACATTCGCTGTAGTACCGTCTACACCAAAGTTATCTTACCCTAAACAAAGTACAACCAACCCTACCTTTGTGTATACCTGCCCGGGACAATCATCCAATAGTATTGTACTTAATTTTACTGACCCAACCAGTACAGATTCTGTTTATTTAGATGTGGTTACACCTGCTTTGACAGGATGGACTTTCAACAAGGTCATTTCAAATGGCAGCCCGTCTGCGTCTGCCACTATCACATGGTCTACACCCTCTGTTTTGAACCCTGCTACGCTACCATATTTTTACGTAACAGTAAAAGCCAGGGATAATGCATGTCCCAGTTCAAAAGCAGAATATTCGGTGTTGGTACGTACCCGCCAGTGCAATGCAGATACAGTGTGGCCAGGCGACGCCAATGGAGACTTTACGGTGAATATATACGACCCGCTGGCTATTGCTATAGCGGCCGGACAAACAGGACCTACCAGGACGGGTGCCACCATAAGTTGGACACCACAGTATTGTGCTAACTGGGCGACAACATTGGTGACCAACAATACCAATATGAAGCATGCTGACTGTAATGGTGATGGTACTGTAAATAACTCAGACCTTACTGCTGTAACTGCTAACTATTCACTCTCACATCCAAAGGGGGGAAGGAGTAAAACTACAGGGATTAATGACCTGTATTTTGATATGACCGGCATTAATATGACACCGGGTGCGCATGTATCTATACCGATAAAACTGGGTTCGTCAACACAATCCATCAACAATATTTACGCCATTGCAACCCAGGTACAACTTGATGGCTTGCCGCTTACAGCAGCGCCAACCATCACTAACAACAACAGCTGGCTGGATAACAGCAGCAGTGCTGTTAACTTCAATTATGGGGTAAATAATACAACAGTGGACTGGGTACTGGGTCGCACCAACCAGCAAAACGTTTCAGGCCAGGGAACGATAGGCACCCTTAATTTTACCGTGCCTACATCGCTGACAATTGGTGCACATTATCAGCTTAGCTTTGTTAATACTGTGCTTATTGATAAAGATGGTGTTGAGCGTTATGACATTAACCAGGTAGAAGCAACGGGTACATTACAGCAGTCGAACGGTGTAGCAGGTGTAGTTGCAAAGATAAATGCTGTGTCTATAGTGCCTAACCCTTCGGGCAACACCGCGCACGTTAATATGTCACTGAAAGCTGATGCTGATGTGAACGTGACTGTATCCGATGTTACCGGCAAAGTGGTGTGGTCTGTTGATGGTAACTATGCTAAAGGCGAGCATAGTATTGCACTCCCTGCCGGCAACCTGGCCGGTGGTATGTATGTGGTTCGCCTGTCAACAGGTGAAGGCAATACATCTGTAATGAAATGGATAAAACAATAG
- the dnaB gene encoding replicative DNA helicase has translation MAVNIKKEFGGTRSRKPDVSTLVYGKIPPQAPELEEAILGAIMLEKDKLAEVLEIIQSVECFYVDANQKIYASIRRLFDKGMPVDLLTVTEELRKSNELEIVGGPYYLTNLTMNVVSSAHVESHARIVMEKFIQRELIRISGEIISNAYEDSSDVFDLLDKAESSLYEITDNHLRKNFTSLKDVLVRTVQEIEEAKNKKDDLTGVPTGFKDLDKLTSGWQKTDLIILAARPAVGKTAFCLNLTMNAAMHSPDPFPVAFFSLEMGSGQLVKRMLAAVTEVGMEAITKGRMQEHEFVQMTQRMNKLASAPIYLDDQAALNIFELRAKARRLKQKHDIKMIVIDYLQLMQGSNEKGGNREQEISKISRDLKALAKELEVPIIALSQLNRSVESRKESKVPQLSDLRESGAIEQDADMVMFLYRPEYYGINNDEMGQPIEGETHIHVAKHRNGSTDTVKVRFIKEYQKFTDMPDDGFGGFGGGGNFGGGFNPPAGDNPQAGIKGRDTSDFGGSKMYIQGGYQTLPSKANDFNLDDDDMMPPQKFNRPRPEEDDDAPF, from the coding sequence ATGGCAGTAAACATAAAAAAAGAATTCGGAGGCACTCGCAGCCGCAAACCGGATGTTTCTACACTTGTATATGGCAAAATACCACCTCAGGCACCAGAACTGGAAGAAGCTATACTGGGCGCTATTATGCTGGAAAAGGATAAGCTGGCAGAGGTATTGGAGATCATACAGAGTGTAGAATGCTTTTATGTAGACGCTAACCAGAAGATATATGCGAGCATCCGCCGGCTGTTCGATAAGGGTATGCCTGTCGACCTGCTGACCGTAACGGAAGAACTCAGGAAAAGCAATGAACTGGAAATTGTTGGCGGGCCTTACTACCTGACCAACCTGACCATGAATGTGGTTTCCAGTGCGCACGTAGAGTCGCATGCTCGTATCGTGATGGAAAAGTTCATTCAGCGCGAACTGATACGTATTTCCGGCGAGATCATCAGCAATGCCTATGAAGATAGCTCTGACGTATTCGACCTGCTGGATAAGGCTGAGAGCAGCCTATACGAGATAACAGACAATCACCTGCGTAAGAACTTCACCAGCCTGAAAGATGTATTGGTGAGAACTGTACAAGAGATAGAGGAAGCCAAGAATAAAAAAGACGACCTTACCGGTGTTCCTACCGGATTTAAAGACCTCGATAAGCTTACTTCCGGCTGGCAAAAGACCGACCTTATTATCCTTGCAGCACGTCCTGCGGTGGGTAAAACGGCATTCTGTCTTAACCTGACCATGAATGCAGCTATGCACTCACCGGATCCATTCCCTGTAGCCTTCTTCTCACTTGAGATGGGTTCAGGACAGTTGGTAAAAAGGATGCTCGCAGCCGTGACAGAGGTAGGCATGGAGGCTATTACAAAGGGACGTATGCAGGAGCACGAATTTGTGCAGATGACGCAACGTATGAACAAACTGGCATCTGCGCCTATCTATCTTGACGACCAGGCAGCTCTGAACATATTCGAATTGCGCGCCAAGGCAAGGAGGTTGAAACAGAAACACGACATCAAAATGATCGTGATAGATTACCTGCAGCTAATGCAGGGCAGTAACGAGAAAGGCGGCAACCGTGAGCAGGAAATATCTAAAATTTCCCGCGACCTGAAAGCACTGGCAAAAGAACTGGAAGTTCCTATTATTGCACTGTCCCAGTTGAACCGTTCTGTTGAATCAAGAAAAGAATCTAAAGTGCCCCAGTTGAGTGACCTGCGTGAATCAGGAGCCATCGAGCAGGATGCAGATATGGTAATGTTCCTGTACCGTCCTGAATACTACGGCATCAACAACGACGAAATGGGACAGCCTATTGAAGGGGAAACCCATATACACGTAGCCAAACACCGTAACGGTAGTACCGATACCGTAAAAGTCCGCTTCATAAAAGAATACCAAAAGTTTACCGACATGCCTGACGATGGCTTTGGTGGTTTTGGTGGCGGAGGCAACTTCGGTGGTGGATTTAACCCACCTGCAGGAGACAACCCGCAAGCGGGCATTAAAGGCCGCGATACCAGCGATTTCGGTGGTTCCAAGATGTACATACAGGGCGGCTACCAGACCCTTCCTTCAAAGGCCAATGATTTCAACCTGGATGACGACGACATGATGCCTCCACAAAAATTCAACAGGCCAAGGCCGGAAGAGGATGACGACGCACCATTTTAA